From a single Ciconia boyciana chromosome 4, ASM3463844v1, whole genome shotgun sequence genomic region:
- the LOC140650822 gene encoding betaine--homocysteine S-methyltransferase 1, which yields MLPTGKTTKQGKRGILERLDAGEIVIGDGGFVFALEKRGYVKAGPWTPEATVEHPEAVRQLHREFLRAGSNVLQTFTFYASEDKLENRGNYVAEKISCQKVNEAACDIAREVANEGDALVAGGVSQTPSYLSCKDKAEVKAAFRKQLDVFMKKNVDFLIAEYFEHVEEAVWAVEVLKESGKPVAATMCIGPEGDMHGVPPGQCAVQLVKAGASIVGVNCHFDPDTSLETVKLMKEGLQAAKMKAHLMSQPLAFHTPDCGKQGFIDLPEFPFGLEPRIVTRWDIQKYARKAYDLGIRYIGGCCGFEPYHVRAIAEELAPERGFLPEASEKHGSWGDSLSMHTKPWVRARARKEYWENLKPASGRPYCPSMSKPDGWGVTKGARELMQQKEATSEQQLKELFQKQKF from the exons ATGCTGCCGACCGGGAAGACCACGAAACAAGGCAAAAGG gGTATTCTAGAGCGCTTAGATGCTGGAGAAATTGTGATTGGAGATGGAGGATTTGTCTTTGCTCTGGAAAAGAGGGGATACGTAAAAGCTGGGCCTTGGACTCCTGAAGCAACGGTAGAACACCCAGAAGCAG TTCGTCAGCTTCACCGGGAATTCCTCAGAGCTGGATCCAATGTTCTGCAGACATTCACCTTTTATGCCAGTGAGGATAAACTAGAGAACAGGGGCAATTATGTAGCTGAGAAAATAAGC TGCCAGaaagtgaatgaagctgcttgTGACATTGCAAGAGAAGTGGCTAATGAAGGTGATGCTTTAGTGGCTGGAGGAGTCAGTCAAACACCATCATACTTAAGCTGCAAGGATAAAGCAGAGGTTAAAGCAGCCTTTCGAAAGCAACTAGATGTCTTTATGAAGAAGAATGTGGACTTCCTAATTGCAGAG tattttgagcATGTTGAAGAGGCTGTCTGGGCAGTTGAAGTTCTAAAAGAATCTGGAAAGCCAGTTGCAGCTACAATGTGCATTGGTCCAGAAGGAGACATGCATGGCGTGCCCCCAGGACAATGTGCTGTCCAACTGGTAAAGGCTG GTGCTTCTATTGTTGGAGTCAACTGCCATTTTGATCCAGATACTTCCCTGGAAACTGTGAAACTGATGAAAGAAGGCTTGCAGGCTGCTAAAATGAAAGCCCACCTGATGTCCCAACCACTTGCTTTCCATACACCTGATTGTGGAAAGCAGGGTTTTATTGATCTTCCAGAATTTCCCTTTG GTCTGGAGCCAAGAATTGTAACCAGATGGGATATtcaaaaatatgcaagaaagGCCTATGACTTAGGAATTCGTTACATTGGAGGTTGCTGTGGATTTGAGCCATACCACGTCAGAGCAATAGCTGAGGAGCTGGCTCCTGAAAGAGGATTTTTGCCAGAAGCTTCTGAGAAACATGGTAGCTGGGGCGATAGTCTGAGCATGCATACCAAACCCTGGGTCAGAGCAAG GGCAAGAAAAGAATACTGGGAGAATCTGAAGCCTGCTTCAGGCAGGCCATATTGTCCTTCCATGTCAAAGCCAGATGGCTGGGGAGTGACCAAAGGAGCCAGGGAGCTGATGCAACAGAAAGAAGCAACAAGTGAACAACAGCTGAAGGAGCTCTTCCAGAAACAGAAGTTCTAA